The following are encoded in a window of uncultured Sphaerochaeta sp. genomic DNA:
- the acpS gene encoding holo-ACP synthase has protein sequence MVSGIGVDVVNIQRMERLSEHVKSRMFHPKELEEAKMMAEGVQAEFLAGRFAAKEALGKALGTGLAHLSLQDIWVERAISGKPELHFKGNVQALVGKRTAMLSISHDNPVAIAMVVLLGAGDATN, from the coding sequence ATGGTCAGCGGTATTGGTGTCGACGTGGTGAATATTCAACGGATGGAAAGACTCTCAGAACATGTGAAGTCCAGGATGTTTCATCCCAAGGAGCTTGAAGAGGCAAAAATGATGGCAGAGGGAGTTCAGGCTGAATTCCTTGCAGGGAGATTTGCTGCAAAGGAAGCTCTTGGGAAAGCCCTTGGCACCGGTCTTGCTCATCTATCCTTGCAGGATATCTGGGTCGAGAGAGCCATCTCTGGAAAGCCGGAACTTCATTTCAAAGGAAACGTTCAGGCATTGGTTGGAAAGAGGACTGCAATGCTCTCGATCAGTCATGACAATCCTGTTGCCATTGCAATGGTGGTTCTTCTAGGAGCTGGTGATGCCACGAACTGA
- the cdaA gene encoding diadenylate cyclase CdaA encodes MVGDALQSMISLLRPGLQVGFLAWLFYRFYVTIAQTKAQQLVKVLVIMFAFYAVSYILKLDVLLWFFRYISIPATIFICIVYQPELRRSFTQLWSGRSRLFRIGTQTTSSDQIDSILNACNVLVNKRRGALIVFPRRLGIKNITDSGTRLNADLSTSLILTVFDHDTPLHDGAMVVQGGRILAAGCYLPLSEQTDIKKSFGTRHRAALGLAEESDAVVLIVSEETGAISMTYNANLYYDLDTGTIKRMLLALFSYHDITPEDLLQETGSDEAE; translated from the coding sequence GTGGTCGGCGATGCTTTGCAATCCATGATTTCATTGCTCCGTCCTGGTTTGCAGGTCGGTTTCCTTGCATGGTTGTTCTATCGATTCTACGTAACCATTGCCCAGACGAAAGCCCAGCAGCTGGTGAAAGTCTTGGTTATAATGTTTGCGTTCTATGCAGTGAGTTATATTCTCAAGCTGGATGTGCTGCTCTGGTTTTTCCGGTATATATCCATCCCCGCGACCATCTTTATCTGCATCGTCTATCAGCCTGAGCTCAGGCGTTCCTTTACCCAGCTCTGGAGTGGCCGAAGCAGATTGTTCCGAATCGGTACCCAAACCACCAGTAGTGATCAGATTGACTCAATTCTCAACGCATGCAATGTGCTGGTGAACAAACGAAGGGGTGCATTGATTGTGTTCCCCCGTCGTTTGGGAATCAAGAACATCACCGACAGTGGGACAAGGCTCAATGCCGACCTGTCCACCAGTTTGATCCTTACGGTATTCGACCATGATACTCCGTTGCATGATGGGGCGATGGTTGTACAAGGCGGAAGAATACTCGCTGCAGGGTGCTATCTTCCTCTCAGTGAGCAAACAGACATCAAGAAAAGTTTTGGCACACGACATCGGGCCGCTCTTGGTTTGGCAGAGGAATCGGATGCTGTTGTCTTGATAGTCAGTGAGGAAACAGGGGCGATCAGCATGACCTATAATGCCAACCTCTACTATGACCTCGATACTGGTACCATCAAACGAATGCTGTTGGCCCTCTTCAGTTATCATGATATAACCCCAGAGGATTTGTTACAGGAGACGGGTAGTGATGAAGCTGAATAA
- a CDS encoding carbohydrate ABC transporter permease: MVKKRNIVKSTLFFLLILAILFFCLFPFAQMLSLSLKYSWDWGNPSWIPTKVNLEAYKELLNIGSSLKDVPESVQLLLNESPDLTEAQRKAILSKYQSTGEVFPFLKYFANSLLVAFLASFTSVCLAILGAYSFSRLVFRGRSVVQRGVLFVYMFGGILLLIPLYRIFAASGLLATPAGTVVSLIIIYVVQTLPVSLYMLGNYFRTIPYSIEEAAMIEGLSRFGAIIRIIIPLSISAIITVFIYCFMIAWNEYMFASIFLKSYKGLYTLPIGLKTLFVSKNAIWDRIMAASMLTAIPVMILFMSIQKNLTGGLAAGGVKE, encoded by the coding sequence ATGGTAAAAAAACGGAATATTGTAAAAAGTACACTATTTTTTCTCTTGATACTGGCAATCTTGTTTTTCTGTCTCTTCCCCTTCGCGCAGATGCTCTCGCTCTCGCTTAAGTACTCATGGGATTGGGGAAATCCATCATGGATTCCTACCAAGGTGAATCTTGAAGCATACAAGGAGCTACTGAACATCGGGAGCTCACTCAAGGATGTACCTGAGTCGGTTCAACTGCTGCTCAACGAATCACCGGACTTAACTGAAGCACAGAGAAAAGCAATTCTATCCAAGTATCAAAGCACAGGTGAAGTCTTCCCGTTCCTCAAATATTTCGCCAACTCTCTCTTGGTTGCATTTCTGGCCTCATTCACCTCAGTATGCCTGGCAATACTGGGAGCATACTCCTTCAGCCGACTCGTGTTTCGGGGACGTTCTGTTGTCCAACGTGGCGTACTTTTCGTGTATATGTTTGGGGGAATTCTCTTACTCATTCCTCTTTACCGGATATTTGCTGCATCCGGATTGCTGGCAACTCCAGCAGGAACGGTTGTAAGCCTGATCATCATCTATGTAGTACAGACACTCCCTGTCTCTCTGTATATGCTGGGCAACTATTTCCGGACCATTCCCTACTCCATCGAGGAGGCTGCCATGATTGAAGGGTTGAGTAGATTCGGTGCCATCATACGAATCATCATCCCACTCTCCATTTCCGCTATCATCACTGTTTTCATTTACTGCTTCATGATTGCTTGGAATGAGTATATGTTCGCTTCAATCTTCCTGAAGAGCTATAAAGGGCTCTATACACTACCCATTGGGCTGAAAACACTCTTTGTATCGAAGAATGCAATTTGGGATAGGATAATGGCTGCATCAATGCTTACTGCTATCCCGGTCATGATCCTCTTCATGTCCATCCAGAAGAACCTTACAGGAGGACTGGCTGCCGGGGGTGTCAAAGAATGA
- the glpK gene encoding glycerol kinase GlpK, with protein sequence MRYIGALDQGTTSTRFIIFDQSGSIVSSHQLEHEQIFVKPGWVEHDPWEIWDNSCECISKALKEINLKGSDIEGIGITNQRETVIAWNPKTGKVWHNAIVWQDLRGSDLINRLKEEVEASYLQDRSGLIFSPYFAASKIAWLLENVEGLRDAAEKGEAVFGTIDTWLTWNLTGGKAIVTDVSNASRYLLMNIESCTWDDELLELFDVPRQALPTIVPSSGMIYGTTTPSGPLRAEVPVCGILGDQQAALFGQACFTEGLGKSTYGTGGFLLVNTGEKLIKSTQGLLTTVAYQLGDHRPVYALEGSIAVAGSLVQWARDNLKLVENPQELDKLACSVSDCGGVYIVPAFSGLFAPYWRSDARGVIAGLTGYVNRAHLCRAILEATAFQVHDIYKAMERDSHIVMPSLRVDGGMTNSKPLMEFQADLLGVPVIRPLIVETTALGAAYAAGLSVGVWKDFDELSTYWKEGKRWEATMSEEEREQKVQFWKKAVNRTLDWECEEKE encoded by the coding sequence GTGCGTTACATTGGAGCTTTGGATCAAGGGACTACGAGTACCCGATTTATCATTTTCGATCAGAGTGGAAGCATTGTCTCCTCGCATCAGTTGGAGCATGAGCAGATTTTCGTAAAACCCGGTTGGGTGGAACATGATCCCTGGGAAATCTGGGACAACAGCTGTGAATGCATCAGCAAAGCACTCAAAGAGATTAATCTGAAGGGAAGCGATATAGAAGGTATTGGAATAACCAACCAGAGAGAGACAGTAATCGCTTGGAATCCCAAGACAGGAAAAGTCTGGCACAACGCCATTGTCTGGCAGGATCTCAGGGGATCGGATTTGATTAATCGCCTGAAAGAAGAGGTCGAAGCAAGCTATCTCCAGGATCGCAGCGGATTGATCTTCAGTCCCTATTTTGCCGCATCAAAGATTGCCTGGTTGTTGGAGAATGTTGAAGGCCTGCGTGATGCTGCAGAGAAAGGTGAGGCTGTATTTGGAACAATCGATACGTGGTTGACCTGGAATCTGACCGGTGGGAAGGCGATTGTTACCGATGTGTCCAATGCCAGCCGCTATCTCTTGATGAATATTGAATCGTGTACATGGGATGATGAACTGCTTGAGTTGTTTGATGTACCTAGGCAAGCACTCCCAACCATTGTACCTTCAAGCGGCATGATCTATGGAACAACCACCCCCAGTGGTCCCCTCAGGGCAGAGGTTCCTGTCTGCGGAATCCTGGGTGACCAGCAGGCCGCTCTCTTCGGGCAGGCGTGTTTCACAGAGGGCTTGGGGAAAAGCACCTACGGCACCGGTGGCTTCCTTCTGGTAAACACCGGAGAGAAGTTGATCAAGAGTACCCAGGGACTGCTTACCACGGTTGCCTACCAGCTTGGTGACCACCGTCCCGTATATGCCTTGGAAGGTTCCATCGCAGTAGCTGGATCCTTGGTGCAGTGGGCACGTGATAATCTAAAACTGGTGGAAAATCCCCAGGAGCTGGACAAGCTGGCCTGCAGTGTGTCAGACTGCGGCGGAGTATACATCGTTCCAGCATTCAGTGGATTGTTCGCACCCTATTGGAGGTCTGATGCTCGAGGCGTCATCGCCGGTCTGACCGGGTATGTAAATCGTGCTCACCTATGCAGGGCAATCCTTGAGGCAACAGCATTCCAAGTCCATGATATCTATAAGGCCATGGAGAGGGACAGCCATATTGTGATGCCCAGTTTGAGGGTTGATGGGGGAATGACAAACAGCAAGCCGTTGATGGAGTTCCAGGCTGACCTCTTGGGAGTACCGGTTATCAGACCCTTGATCGTGGAGACTACTGCACTCGGTGCTGCCTATGCAGCAGGGTTGTCTGTTGGGGTTTGGAAGGATTTCGATGAGCTGTCTACCTACTGGAAGGAAGGTAAACGATGGGAAGCGACTATGAGTGAGGAAGAACGCGAACAGAAAGTCCAATTCTGGAAGAAAGCGGTGAATCGTACTCTGGATTGGGAGTGCGAGGAGAAGGAGTAG
- a CDS encoding sugar ABC transporter permease, which yields MKIQRTRAQQEQRLGWALVLPSVAIILILILYPIIYNIFLSLFTYDYSGQRTYVGLGNYASVLADHEFRTALGTTVLYVILTTLGTTALGVVVALALNKEFPLRGLVRSIVLLPYVAPVISVVFAWQFVFDPVNGVFMDIFHAKLGFFAERVNIVGDPSTAVWAAITFSIWKNFPFTYLMVLARLQAVDRTLYEAAEVDGASSWQQFKAITMPEIYYVVNALILLRVIWNFNKFDEVYLLSSNVRVLSVYTYLKAFTGSMDFGQGATLAVLQFLILIGFILFYVKKVLKW from the coding sequence ATGAAGATCCAAAGAACCCGGGCACAACAGGAACAACGTTTGGGATGGGCATTGGTACTTCCATCGGTAGCAATCATCCTCATCCTTATCCTGTATCCCATCATCTACAACATATTCCTCAGTCTGTTTACCTATGACTACTCTGGCCAACGAACGTATGTAGGACTAGGAAACTATGCATCAGTCCTTGCTGACCATGAGTTCAGAACAGCACTGGGTACCACAGTGCTGTACGTGATCCTTACGACACTGGGAACCACAGCCCTTGGGGTGGTGGTGGCATTGGCCCTGAACAAGGAGTTCCCATTGCGGGGGCTTGTGAGAAGCATTGTGCTCCTTCCCTATGTGGCACCAGTCATATCGGTGGTATTTGCATGGCAGTTTGTTTTTGACCCCGTAAATGGTGTTTTTATGGACATTTTCCATGCAAAGCTAGGATTCTTTGCTGAGAGAGTCAATATCGTAGGAGACCCCAGTACTGCAGTTTGGGCTGCAATTACTTTCAGCATATGGAAGAACTTTCCTTTTACCTATCTGATGGTGCTTGCCCGATTGCAAGCAGTCGACAGGACTCTCTATGAAGCTGCTGAAGTTGACGGAGCCTCTTCCTGGCAACAATTCAAGGCAATCACCATGCCGGAAATCTACTACGTGGTAAATGCATTGATTCTCCTCAGGGTAATCTGGAACTTCAACAAATTTGATGAGGTGTATCTCTTATCCAGCAATGTGAGAGTACTCTCTGTATATACCTACCTCAAGGCGTTTACCGGAAGCATGGACTTTGGACAAGGAGCAACCCTCGCAGTATTGCAATTCTTGATCCTCATCGGATTCATTCTTTTCTATGTCAAGAAGGTACTCAAATGGTAA
- a CDS encoding extracellular solute-binding protein: MKKGLLILLVLILGTTGTLFAQSQGEVMEAKPVEIEFWTTETQSDRMATIQVLIDTFMALNPNISINLIPVDENNLVTQAQTAKATGSLPALFEGPAETAVSFGAQNMLDITSATEVIKEIGVDRFYSGPLKVLETSGKNQYYALPYHGWIQGIWYRSDWFSKEGLKAPTTWDDVLAAAKRFYKPEINQYGILVGTLPEAYTEQCFTPIAMSNGAALFNAEGELIFNSPEMREAVEFYAELAKYNPPGPQTWRARDYYLQGKMAMFFYSTYIMDDLAVQEAAAGSLTSEYFSELKGSSFDPDLVNKTEVATMVQKKVPAGYGTVVSFGLFNQSTPEQTAAAKKFLRYLYTPNAYITFLHMAPGGMNPMLKEIATNERFQNDPQGLFKRYGTQKMADIIDGLENVQTFSIVEGKRIEAASEITAKMIIPQMLYKITQEKMSIDSAMNWAETEMRKIIEQ, translated from the coding sequence ATGAAAAAAGGACTCTTGATACTTCTTGTTCTTATTCTTGGGACGACAGGCACACTGTTTGCACAATCCCAGGGAGAGGTCATGGAAGCAAAACCTGTGGAAATTGAATTTTGGACTACGGAGACTCAATCCGACCGAATGGCGACCATTCAGGTACTGATCGACACATTCATGGCTCTGAATCCCAATATCAGCATCAATCTGATTCCTGTTGATGAGAACAATCTTGTCACACAAGCACAAACAGCTAAGGCAACCGGATCACTCCCTGCTCTTTTTGAAGGACCAGCAGAAACTGCCGTTTCTTTCGGTGCACAAAACATGCTGGATATTACCAGTGCAACTGAAGTCATCAAGGAAATCGGCGTAGATCGTTTTTATAGCGGGCCACTCAAGGTCCTAGAGACCAGCGGGAAAAATCAGTACTATGCTCTTCCTTACCATGGATGGATCCAGGGTATCTGGTATCGCAGTGACTGGTTCAGCAAAGAAGGACTGAAGGCACCAACCACATGGGATGATGTACTTGCTGCAGCAAAGCGCTTCTACAAACCTGAGATAAACCAATATGGAATCTTGGTGGGGACTCTACCAGAGGCATATACAGAACAGTGTTTCACCCCAATTGCAATGTCCAACGGTGCGGCACTCTTCAATGCTGAAGGAGAACTGATTTTCAACTCTCCTGAGATGCGTGAGGCAGTTGAGTTCTATGCAGAGTTGGCCAAATACAACCCACCAGGACCACAAACTTGGCGCGCTCGTGACTATTATCTGCAAGGAAAGATGGCAATGTTCTTCTACTCCACCTATATCATGGACGACTTGGCAGTCCAGGAAGCTGCTGCAGGTTCCCTGACCAGCGAGTATTTTTCTGAATTGAAAGGCTCGAGTTTTGACCCGGATCTTGTCAATAAAACAGAAGTTGCCACGATGGTACAGAAGAAGGTTCCTGCTGGATACGGTACGGTTGTCTCTTTTGGCCTCTTCAACCAGAGTACACCTGAACAGACAGCGGCCGCAAAGAAATTCCTTCGCTACCTCTATACCCCAAATGCCTATATCACCTTCCTGCATATGGCTCCAGGTGGCATGAATCCAATGCTGAAGGAGATTGCAACCAATGAACGCTTCCAGAATGACCCTCAAGGTCTGTTCAAGCGTTATGGTACCCAGAAAATGGCTGATATCATTGATGGTTTGGAGAATGTACAAACCTTCAGCATCGTTGAAGGCAAACGCATTGAGGCAGCCAGTGAGATTACTGCAAAAATGATCATTCCTCAAATGCTTTACAAAATCACCCAGGAGAAAATGTCCATCGATTCAGCGATGAATTGGGCAGAGACAGAAATGAGGAAAATCATTGAACAATGA
- a CDS encoding glycosyltransferase family 4 protein, giving the protein MSRNQHTSLSIGMVHFKTGDTDGVSLEMDKWREVFVSEGHTVYYCCGQPPMMDNRSTIIPALSYFSKEASALNRGTFEYLGDFDSDSAYEEAMERNTIILTKELLAWVDACNLDVLIIENIWSVGLHPAAAIALERVVHERKLHVLAHHHDFYWERVTPISLTCKHAIRIADQYLPPHDREYKHVVINSKAQRALEERKGITANIIPNTFDFSNGPWQKDTYNSDLREVFGIKDEDVLLLQATRVVKRKGIELAIDFAQILEKRLEAYRNTALYNGKVFTDTSKVILMLAGSIENDAGAYLSKLQVKARMQNVTLIWIGDHIGHTRKRKGETKIYSLWDAYAHADMVTYPSYWEGWGNQLLEAVRAKLPIALFPYEIYQSDIRKSGFQMIELGQKESLSWDTQGLAQLPSNQIEQAANAACTVLFNRHARMDMVESNFKIGKESFSLNTLHTLLKPYTTTWSNTQW; this is encoded by the coding sequence ATGAGCAGGAACCAGCATACATCTCTTTCAATCGGAATGGTTCATTTCAAGACTGGCGACACTGATGGGGTCTCACTGGAAATGGACAAGTGGCGTGAGGTATTTGTTTCCGAAGGCCATACCGTATATTACTGTTGCGGACAGCCCCCGATGATGGACAATAGGAGTACCATTATCCCTGCTCTCTCCTATTTCAGTAAAGAGGCGAGTGCATTGAATCGGGGAACATTTGAATATCTTGGGGATTTTGACAGTGATTCTGCTTATGAAGAGGCAATGGAGAGGAACACCATTATATTGACCAAGGAGCTGCTCGCTTGGGTTGATGCTTGCAACCTTGATGTTCTGATTATCGAGAACATCTGGTCGGTGGGACTGCACCCTGCTGCCGCTATTGCATTAGAAAGAGTCGTGCACGAACGAAAGCTCCATGTACTTGCTCATCATCACGACTTTTATTGGGAGCGAGTCACGCCCATTTCACTCACCTGCAAGCATGCTATAAGGATCGCAGACCAGTACCTGCCACCCCATGACAGGGAGTATAAGCATGTGGTGATTAACTCAAAAGCACAGAGAGCTTTGGAGGAGCGCAAGGGCATCACCGCCAATATCATTCCCAACACATTTGATTTCAGCAATGGCCCTTGGCAGAAAGACACATATAACAGTGATTTACGGGAAGTGTTCGGTATCAAGGATGAAGATGTGCTCCTATTACAAGCCACCAGAGTGGTAAAACGAAAGGGGATTGAGCTTGCTATTGATTTTGCCCAGATACTGGAGAAGAGACTCGAAGCATATCGTAATACAGCTCTCTATAATGGAAAGGTCTTCACCGATACGAGCAAAGTCATCCTGATGCTTGCCGGAAGCATTGAGAATGATGCAGGAGCGTACCTTTCCAAACTGCAAGTAAAGGCTCGTATGCAAAATGTTACCTTAATCTGGATAGGCGATCATATTGGCCATACCCGTAAGAGAAAGGGAGAGACAAAGATATATAGCCTTTGGGACGCATATGCACATGCAGATATGGTGACCTATCCTTCTTACTGGGAGGGATGGGGAAACCAATTGCTGGAAGCCGTGAGAGCGAAGCTTCCAATCGCCTTATTTCCTTATGAGATATACCAAAGTGATATCAGGAAATCAGGATTTCAGATGATTGAGCTCGGACAAAAGGAAAGTCTTTCCTGGGATACCCAAGGGCTTGCCCAGCTTCCGTCCAATCAGATAGAACAAGCGGCCAATGCTGCGTGCACCGTCCTTTTCAACAGACATGCACGAATGGATATGGTAGAATCAAACTTCAAGATAGGCAAGGAATCGTTTTCCTTGAATACACTCCATACGCTTCTCAAACCCTATACAACAACTTGGAGCAACACACAATGGTGA